DNA sequence from the Streptomyces cinnabarinus genome:
CGGTCCGCTGATGCGCGGCATGAAGCACATCCCGGTGGACCGCAAGCAGGGTGAGGCCGCCTACCAGCACGCGCTGGAGTCACTGCGGTCCGGCGAGATCATCGGCGTCTTCCCGGAGGCGACGATCTCCCAGTCGTTCACGCTGAAGAGCTTCAAGTCGGGTGCGGCGCGGCTCGCCCAGGAGGCCGGTGTCCCGCTGATCCCGATGGCCGTGTGGGGAACCCAGCGGCTGTGGACCAAGGGGCACCCGAAGAACTTCAAGCGCAGCCACACCCCGGTGACGATCCGGGTCGGCGAGGCGCTCGAGGCGTCCAAGGACAAGTACGCGGGCGCGATTACCCGGCAGTTGCGGGAGCGGGTGCAGGAGCTGCTGGAGGCCGCGCAGCGGGCGTATCCGGTGCGGCCCAAGGACGCGAGCGACACGTGGTGGATGCCGGCGCATCTCGGCGGTACGGCGCCCACTCCTGAGCAGGTGCGCGAGGCCGAAGCGCGGTAGCTGTTCGGGCCCCTAGGTACGAACGCTGAGCCGGGCTCCTGGGCTGAACTTCTCTAGCGACTCCGCCAGTTCGGCCGCCGCCCGCTCCACCTCCGCCACCGGCATCGGGGCCATGCCCTCCAGCAGGAAGATCGCCGAGACCGACTCCTCGGTCAGGCGGGTGCGTGGGCCCTGGCGCCAGTTCCAGCGGCGGCAGGTCACGCCGGTGTCGTCGCACCACACCACTTCACCGGCGTCGGGGTGCTCGACCGCCTCGGCGCCGTCGGCGACGGTCACGAAGGACTCCTCGCCCGTGGCGCGGACGAGCCGCATACCGCCCTGGACGCAGTCGAGGTCCTCCCCGCCGACCGGGATGAGATGCGCCACGCTGATCGCGTTGTAGAGGTCGACGAGCAGGTTGATCCGGGGCAGCCCGGCACCCGACAGGGCCCTCTTCGCCAGCGCCTCCGCGGAGTTGCGAGTGCGCGACGGCTTGGACCCGAAGGCCGTGTACGTCTGCCGCCACGCCACCATGTGCGGATCCTCGTGCGGGGCGCGGCCGTCCAGACGTACGGCCAGACGGCGGGCCGCCTCGTCGAGGAGCGCCGAACCGGCGTCGGTGCTCGGGCCGTTGACGAGTCCGTGGGCCTCGATGGCGACGTGAGTGAAGCCGGGCGCGAGGGCGCGCACCTCGTCGGACACGGTCAGCGTGAGGGTCATGGTCCGCCTTGCCTCAGAGTGCGGTCGGGAGCATCTGCCACAGGTGCGGCCGGTCGGTCGCGCCCGTCAGGGCACTCAGGACGGCCGGGTGTGGTTTAGCATACAGGACTGGATAGTCCAGTTCATTGGACTCCGGGTCCACCGGGAAGGCCAGCCGCTCGCCATCCAGGGAGAACTGGGCGTCCACGCCGGGCTTGTTGCCCCGCGGATCCTGCCGGTGCCAGGCACCGTTGAACCGGACCGCCACCAGACCGTGGACCACGTCGAACTTCTGGTAGCACAGCGCCGTCGGGATGTCCTCGGCCCGCAACAGGGCCGCCAGCGCATGGGACTTGGCGTAACAGGTGCCCGTGCCGGACTCCAGCACGTCGGAGGCGCGCCAGGTGACACGGAGGTCTCCGGAGTCCTGGGAGTGCGGGATGGCGTCCCGTACGAACTCGAAGGCCAGTCGCGCATAGGCATACGAGTCCTCGGCCTGCCCAGCGATCCGGGCGGCGGTCCGCCGCACCACGGGATGCTCGTGGTCGATGACCTCGTCAGGGGTCAAGTAGGCGGAGAGGTCGGGGGTTTCCTGGATGAGCTCCATGGCGGCAGAGCATAGGAATGCGATCACCCGATCGTCAATTCTTTTTCGGGTGACCGCATACCTATGCAGAGTGGGAGGTGGCTAGCGCGCCATCTCCTCCTTCAGTGCCGCCAAGAAGGCGTCCACGTCCTCCTCGGTGGTGTCGAAGCCGCACATCCAGCGCACGACACCGGCGGCCTCGTCCCAGAAGTAGAACCGGAACCGCTTCTGGAGGCGCTCGCTCACGTCGTGCGGGAGCTGGGCGAAGATGCCGTTGGACTGCACCGGGTAGAGGATCTCGACGCCGTGCACCGCGCGGACGCCCTCGGCGAGCCGCTGCGCCATCTCGTTGGCGTGCCGGGCGTTGCGCAGCCAGAGGTCCTTGGCGAGCAGCGCCTCCAACTGCACCGACACGAAGCGCATCTTGGAGGCGAGCTGCATGGACAGCTTGCGCAGATGCTTCATCCGGCGGACGGCATCCTGGTTGATCACCACGACCGCCTCGCCGAACAGGGCGCCGTTCTTGGTGCCGCCCAGGGAGAGGATGTCGACGCCGACGGCGTTGGTGAAGGTCCGCATCGGGACGTTCAGCGAGGCCGCCGCGTTGGCTATCCGGGAGCCGTCCAGGTGCACCTTCATGCCGTGCGCGTGGGCGTGCTCGCAGATGGCGCGGATCTCCTCGGGCGTGTACAGCGTGCCCAGCTCCGTGCTCTGGGTGATCGAGACGACCTGCGGCATCGCCCGGTGCTCGTCCTCCCAGCCCCAGGCCTGCCTGTCGATCAGCTCAGGGGTGAGCTTGCCGTCCGGCGTGGGCACCGTGAGCAGCTTCAGGCCGCCCATGCGCTCGGGGGCGCCGCCCTCGTCGACGTTGATGTGCGCGCTCTCGGCGCAGATCACCGCGCCCCAGCGGTCGGTGACCGCCTGGAGCGCGACGACGTTGGCGCCGGTGCCGTTGAAGACCGGGAAGGCCTCCGCCGTAGGACCGAAGTGGCTGCGGATGATCCCCTGGAGGTTCTCCGTGTACGCGTCCTCGCCGTAGGCGACCTGGTGGCCGCCGTTGGCCACGGCCAGGGCGGCCATCACCTCCGGGTGGGCGCCGGCGTAGTTGTCGCTGGCGAAACCGCGGAGCTCCGGGTCGTGGTGGCGACGCGCATCGGTCTTCGGGGGGTTCACGGCTTCTCGGTGAGCCACAGACGCTGTCCGTTCACTTCCGCGGCGGGCTTGTCCCAGACGCCGACGATGGCCTCGGCGAGGTCCGTGACATCGGTGAAGCCCGCGAACTTCGCGTTGGGCCGCTCGGCGCGCATCGCCTCGTGCACCAACGCCTTCACCACCAGGATCGCAGCCGCCGACGTCGGGCCCTCGGCGCCCCCGGCCTTGCGGAAGGCGTCGCCCAGCGCGAGCGTCCAGGCCTCGGCCGCGGCCTTGGCGGCGGCGTACGCGGCGTTGCCGGCCGTGGGCTTGGAGGCACCGGCGGCGCTGATCAGCAGGTAGCGGCCGTGCTCGCTGCGCTGGAGGCCCTCGTAGAAGGCCAGCGAGGTGTGCTGCACGGTGCGGATCAGCAGCAGCTCCAGGAAGTCCCAGTCGTCGAGGCTGGTCTTCACGAAGGTCTCGCTGCCCCGCCAGCCGCCGACGAGGTGGACCAGGCCGTCCACCCGGCCGAACTCCTTCTCGATCCTGGTCGCCCAGTCACGGGTGGAGTCCAGGTCGAGCAGATCGACGGGCTCACCGATGACGGTGGCGCCGCCCGCGGCGTAGCGGGCCGCGTCGACGGCCTCCGCCAGCCGCTCGGGGTCATTGTCGGCGCCCACGACGGTGGCACCCGCCTCGGCCAGCTTGAGCAGAGCCGCCCGTCCGGCCGGTCCGCCCGCCCCGGCCACCGCGATCACCGCGCCGCTGAGCGGCCCGTTCCCGTTCGCCATGTTGCCCTCCTGAGCCACGTCCTGAGAAAGGTCGCTCACGCGGCGACCCGCTCGGCACTGTCCGCCGTGATGCCCTTGGTGGAGGCGATCACGTTCTTGAGCTTCTTGGACAGGGCCTCATAGAACATGCTCAGCGGAAACTCGTCCGGAAGCACGTCATCGACGAGCTTGCGCGGCGGCAGGGTCAGGTCCAGGGCGTCCGGACCCTTGGCCCACTTGGAGCCGGGGTGCGGGGAGAGGAATCCGGAGACCAGCTCGTACCCGGCGAACCAGTGGACGAGCTTCGGCCGGTCGATGCCGTCCCGGTAGAGCGTCTCGATCTCGGCGCACAGCTCGTTGGTGACCTGCGGGGCGCGCTGCCAGTCGATGAACAGCTTGTTGTCGGTCCACCGCACCACGTCGTGCTTGTGCAGGTAGGCGAAGAGCAGCTGGCCGCCGAGGCCGTCGTAGTTGCGGTTGCGGTCGCCGGTGAGCGGGAAGCGGAACATCCGGTCGAAGAGCACGGCGTACTGCACGTCACGGGCCTGCGGGACGCCTTCGGCCTCCAGCTTCACGGCCTCCTTGAAGGCGGTGAGGTCGCAGCGCAGCTCCTCCAGGCCGTACATCCAGAACGGCTGGCGCTGCTTGATCATGAAGGGGTCGAAGGGCAGGTCGCCGTGGCTGTGGGTACGGTCGTGGACCATGTCCCACAGGACGAACGCCTCCTCGCAGCGCGTCTGGTCGTGGACCATCGCGGCGATGTCCTCGGGCAGCTCAAGACCCAGGGTCTCGACGGCGGCCTCGGTGACCCGGCGGAAGCGGGCGGCCTCGCGGTCGCAGAAGATCCCGCCCCAGGTGAAGCGCTCCGGCGCCTCGCGCACGGCGATCGTCTCGGGGAAGAGCACGGCCGAGTTGGTGTCGTAACCGGCCGTGAAGTCCTCGAACTTGATGCCGCAGAACAGCGGGTTGTCGTAGCGGGTGCGCTCCAGTTCGGACAGCCACTCGGGCCAGACCATGCGCAGCACGACGGCTTCCAGATTGCGGTCCGGGTTGCCGTTCTGCGTGTACATCGGGAAGAGCACCAGGTGCTGGAGGCCGTCCGCACGGTTCGCGGCGGGCTGGAAGGCCAGCAGCGAGTCCAGGAAGTCCGGCACCTCGAAGCCGCTCTCGGCCCACCGGGTCAGGTCCTTCATCAGGGCCTCGTGGTAGGCCGCATCGTGCGGCAGCAGCGGCGAGAGCTCCTCGACGGCCGTCACGATCCGGGCCACCGCGGCCTCGGCGTCGGCGGCGGCCGGGGCGCCCTCGGCCCGGAGGTCGATCGACCCGTCAGTGGACTGCCATGGCCGAATCTGCTCCACGGCATCCTTGAGCACGGGCCATGCCGGGTGCTCCACCACCCTGGCCGCAGGAGGAACCTGCTCCCCCATACCCGACTGCACAAGAATTTCCGTCATGTCCCATCCTCCACGGGAGAACCTCGCGTAAGGACACCGTAGGCATACGAGGTTTCTCTCAGCAAGTGGCACCTCAGGAAATTATCCTGCGCAACCCCTATCGTCACCGAATTTTTTCCTGCGGGACGGGGTAAGGGCACTCGTGCGGGGTAGGCGCAACGATTCGGCCGGTCAATGCCCGTCGGACTCGCCCACGGCCGGGTGACGGCCCGGGCGGGCCACGCGCGAGCACAGTCCAGGTACTGGCCGGATCCTTGCGTCCACGGGGCCGATCCCCGGTGTACGCACGGGTTTCATCCGGGGCCCCGGCGGTTAGGCTGCGGCCCTGCCACGCGAACGCCCCGTTCCGGTCGTGCGCGTGCCGAGCCGCCGTCGACGGAAGCGAGTCGAACCTTGAACTTCCTTACCATCGGTCACCGCGGAGTGATGGGTATCGAACCCGAGAACACCCTCCGTTCCTTCGTCGCCGCCCAGCAGGCCGGCCTCGACGTCATCGAACTCGATCTGCACCTGAGCAAGGACGGCCACCTCGTCGTCATGCACGACGCCGACGTGGACCGCACGACCGACGGAAACGGCCCCATCGCCGAGAAGACCCTCGCGGAGCTGCGCGCCCTGGACGCGGGCAAGGGCGAGCGGGTGCCGGTCTTCGAGGAGGTGCTGGACGCCGTGGCGGCGCCGCTCCAGGCCGAGATCAAGGACGTGGCCGCGGCTCGGGCGCTGGCCGGGGTGATGGACCGGCGGGACCTGGTCTCCCGGGTGGAGGTGTCCTCGTTCCACGACGAGGCGATCACCGAGATCGCCCGGCTGGTCCCGGGGGTGCGGACCGCGCTGATCGGCAGCCGCTACGGCACCGACATCGTGGAGCGGGCCGTGGCGGCGGGCGCGGGCACGGTCTGCCTGAACATCCGCCGGATCACCCTCGAAGTCGTGGAGGCGGCCCGCGAGGCCGACCTCAGGATCGTCGGCTGGGTGGTGAACACCCAGGACCATCTGCGTCTCGTACGCGCCCTGGAGCTGGACGGCGCCACCACCGACTACCCGGAGATCAAACGCACGGGCCGCTTCACGGCCTGAGGCTCAGCCGAGTTCCTTGGTCAGCAGCTCGAACTGGAGGTCGTCGCGCTGCGGGATGCCGAAGCGCTCGTCGCCGTACGGGAAGGGGGTCATCTTTCCCGTACGGCGGTAACCGCGGCGCTCGTACCAGGCGATGAGGTCCTCGCGCACCGAGATCACCGTCATGTGCATCTCGGTGACGCCCCAGCTCTCGCGGGCGGCGCGCTCGGCCGCCGCGATGACGACCTTGCCGAGGCCCGCGCCCTGGAGGGTCGGGCTGACCGCGAACATGCCGAAGTAGGCGTGGGCGCCGCGGTGTTCGAGCTGGCAGCAGGCGACGATACGGCCGTCCCGCTCGACCGTCAGCAGCCGGCTGTCGGTCGCCTTGACAACCTCCAGCACGCCCTGCGGATCGGTGCGCTGGCCCTGAAGGATGTCCGCCTCGGTGGTCCAGCCGACCCTGCTGGAGTCACCGCGGTAGGCCGACTCGATCAGCGCGACGAGCGCGTCGACATCGGCGTCGGTGGCGTCGCGGAAGGTCAGTGCGGCGGCGGTCTCCATGGGGCGCGTCTCCACTTCTCGGCACTGCACGGGCAGGGACGAGAGTAACGCGCGGCCGCTACCCTCCGGGATCATGGTGCATGTACTCAGCAGCAGAATCCTGCTCCATCCCGTCGACCCCGACCGCTCCCGCGCCTTCTACGGCGACCAGCTGGGCCTGGCCATCCAGCGCGAGTTCGGCACCGGCCCCGAGCGTGGCACCGTCTACTTCCTCGGCGGCGGCTTCCTGGAGGTCTCCGGCCGCTCCGAGGCCCCGCCCTCCCCCGCGCTCCAGCTCTGGCTCCAGGTCGAGAGCGCGGAGGCGGCGCACGAGGAGCTGCGGGCCAAGGGCGTGGAGATCGTCCGGCCGCCGGTGCGCGAGCCATGGGGCCTGATCGAGATGTGGATCGCGGATCCGGACGGTACGCGGATCGCGCTGGTGGAGACCCCGAAGGACCATCCGCTGCGGTACCGGCCGGGGATCTAGCCCCGGCTCTTCTCCGATGGCCCGGGTGCCGTGCGGGGCTTAGCGTGCTTCAGGGGGTCGCGCGCTCGGAAGGAACGCCATGAACCTCGACAAGCCGGTGATCGGCGGCCCCTGCTGGACCGAGCTGGGGACCAGTGACGTGGAGGCCGCCAAGAGCTTCTACACCCGGCTCTTCGGCTGGCGTACCGAGACCGACCCCCGCCAGGAGGCGGGCGGCTACACCGTGGCCCACCTCGGCGACGCGGCGGTCGCGGCGCTTTCCCCGCTGTACCAGGAGTCCCAGCCGGTCGCCTGGAACGTGTCCTTCCGGGTGGCCGACGTCGATGCCACCGCCGCTCAGGCCGAGGCGTCGGGCGCGACGGTGCTGGTCGGCCCGATGGACGTGTTCGACGTGGGCCGGTTCGCCGTGGTCCTCGATCCGGCCGGGGCCGCCTTCCAGCTGTGGCAGGCCCGCGCCTTCCCGGGCGCGGGCCTGTTCAACGCGCCCGGCACGCTCGGCTGGGTGGAGCTGATGACCCGGGCCCCCGACCGGGCGGTGGCCTTCTACCGCGCGCTGTTCGGCTGGAGCGTCAACGCCTCCGAGCACTACACCCAGTGGGGCATCGACGGCGCCGACTTCGGCGGCATGGTGGCGATGGACGAGAAGTTCCCGCCCGAGGTGCCCTCGCACTGGCTGCCGTACTTCGCAGTGACAGACGTCGACGCCGTCGCCACCAACACGGTCCACGCGGACGGCAGCGTCCTGATGGACCCGACCTCGCTGCCCGGGGGCCGCCGGATCGCGCTGCTGCGGGACCCGCAGGGCGCGGTGTTCGGCGTCTACCGCTCTCCGGACGACGCAGACTGAACCACGCCGCGAGTTCCCCCGTGGAACATCTGCCCTGACCTGCCGTGCTCCCGCCAGTGCTCCCCGTGTACACCCTTGCGCTCGCGTGCGCGCCGCATGGTCCGGGCAGTCTCCAGCCGACCGCGGGCGACTGCCCGGCACCGTCGAGCGGGGAGGGCGTGTGCATCTTCCGGCTTCGCCCGGCTGGCTGTTGGTCGCGCTGTGCGCGGCCACCGGCGCCTACTGCATGCTGCGGATGCGCAGCCACGTCGAGGAACAGCGCCGGGCCGCGGGCGGCGAGGCGCTGATGGGCTTCGGCATGGCCGCGATGGCCGTGCCCGCCGCGGTGTTCACCCCGCCGTCATGGACCTGGCCGGTCTACGCGGCGGTGTTCGGCGCGGCGGCGCTGCGCGCCCTGTGGGCGGCCCGGGCGAGCGCGCACCACCTGCACCATCTGGTGGGCACCGCGGCCATGGTCTACATGGCGGTCGCGATGGCCGCCTCCCCGAGCCACGGTGCCTCCGGCGTCCCGTTCGTGACCGGGATGCTCCTGCTCTACTTCACGGGGTACGTGCTGCTGACCGGCGTCCGACTGGTCCCCGTCACCGCGGGCGGCCCGGGAGCCGTACGCCTCGGTGACCGGCCGGAGTTGGCGAGGGCCTGCCGGCTGGCGATGGGCATCGCGATGGTCGCCATGCTGCTGACCATGTGACCACAGTGGCCTGTGTCACTTTGCCGCCACCGCCCGTACCCCTGGGCGGTACGGCGCTCATAGGCTGGAGTCATGATGGTCCCCGCGGCTCTGCTGCTGCTCGGCGCCCTGACCGCCGTGGCCGCCCCGCGCGTGATCGCCCGGGCCGACTGGCCCGACCGGGAACCGGTGGTCGCCCTGTGGGTGTGGCAGTGCGTGGTGGCGGCCGTCCTGCTGTGCTGCGCCCTGTCGATGACGCTGAGCGCCGCCGCGGCCTGGCAGGCGGTGCGCGGCCACGTGTTCGCGCCCGCGCCGCCGAACGTCGTGGAGGCCTACGCCCTCGGGGTGGCCGGATCCTGGGCCGCGGCGACCGCGGTGGCACTGGCCTGCGGCGGGGTGTGGACCGCGGTGATGCTGGTCCGCGAAGTCGCGCGGGCCCGGGCCCGGCGCCACCGCCGACGGGCCGAACTCCTCGTACGCGCACCGCTGTTGCCCGGTGAGGAGCCCCGGCCCGACCGGCGTCTGGTGGTCCTGGAGAGCGAGCGGCCCGACGCCTGGTGGCTGGCCGGCGCGGAACCGCGGCTGGTGGTGACCACGGCCGCGCTGCGCCGCCTGAAGGGGCGGCAGCTGGACGCCGTACTCGCTCATGAGCAGGGGCACGCGCGGGCCCGGCACGACTGGCTGCTGCACTGCTCGGCCGCGCTGGCCGCCGGGTTTCCGCAGGTGCCGGTGTTCGCCGCGTTCCGGGACGAGATGCACCGGCTGGTCGAACTCGCCGCCGACGACATGGCCTCCCGCCGGTTCGGCCGCCTGACCACCGCGCTGGCGCTGGTGGAACTCAACGAGGGCCGGGGTGTGTTCGGCCCCTGCCCGACCCGGGCGCAGGTGCCGCAGCGGGTGAGCCGGCTGCTCACCGCCCCGGACCGGCTCAGCCCGGCCCGCCGGCTGCGGCTGACGGCCGCCGCGGCGCTGGTGCCCGTGGTGCCGGTGCTGGTGGCCTTCGTACCGGGGCTGCGGGCGCTGGGATAGTCCGGTTCGGGTGGATCCACCCGCCCGGCATTGGCCTCCTGCCCCAGGAGTCGGCGAGGATCGCAGTATGCACACCCAGTCCGTCGACTCCCCGCCCCGGACGCCGCTCCGCGGGCCCGCCCTCCGCTGGGCCGGTGCGCTCGCGCTGTGCTCGGCCCTGCTGCTGGCGCTGGTCGCGGTCCGCTGGCATCCCCTGATCACCTTCGACGGCGACATCGCCGAGACCACCCACCGCTGGGCGGTCGCCGAGTCCGGGCTGACGCGGGCGTTCCGGATCCTGACGGACTGGGTCTGGGACCCCTGGACGATGCGTATCCTCTGCGCGGTGGTGGTGCTGTGGCTGCTCCGGCGGCACGCGGCGCGCTGGACGGCCTTCTGGCTGGCGCTCACCACCACCCTGGCCACCCTGCTCCAGCAGGCCCTGAAGGCCGCCGTGGACCGCTCCCGCCCCGTCTGGACCGACCCCGTCGACTCCGCCCAGTACTCGGCCTTCCCCTCCGGCCACGCGATGACCGCCACCGTGGTCTGCGGCGTCCTGCTGTACCTGCTGCACCACTACGGCGTCGGCCGCGCGCTGTGGCGTACGGCATTGTCCGTGGCCGTCGTCTCCGTCGTCGGCGTCGGTCTGACCCGGGTGTGGCTGGGCGTCCACTGGGCCTCGGACGTCATCGGCGGCTGGCTCATGGGCGCCGCGGTGGTCGCCCTGGCGGTGGCCCTGCACCGCCGGCGCGCCCCCGGGCGACCGGCCGACGCAACGGACTGATCTTCCCGCGCGGGCGATCGACGTTCCGTAGGCTTCGAACATGACCGCAGTCCTGTTCGACTTCTCCGGCACCCTCTTCCGCGTCGAGTCCACCGAGTCCTGGCTGCGCGGGGCGCTGGCCGAGCGGGAAGTGGAGCTGCCCGAGCCGGAGTTGGCCGGGGCCGCCGAGGCGCTGGAGCGGATGGGGGCGCTGCCGGGCGGGGCGAACCCGGCGTGGCTGCCGGAGGACGTGGCGAGCGTGTGGGGCGTCCGGGACAAGAGCCAGGAGCTGCACCGCGCCGCGTACACCGGGCTGTCCCGGCATGTGGCGCTCCCTGACGAGGGCCTGCACGAGGCGCTCTACGACCGCCATATGACGCCCGCCGCCTGGGATCCGTACCCCGACGCGGCCGAGGTGCTGGGCGCGCTGCGGGAACGCGGCGTCGGTGTCGGCGTGGTCAGCAACATCGGCTGGGACCTGCGCCCGGTCTTCCGCGAGCACGGCCTCGACCGGTATGTGGACGCCTACGTCCTGTCCTTCGAGCACGGCATCCAGAAACCGGACCCGCGGCTGTTCCGTGCCGCCTGTGCCGAGCTCGCCGCCGATCCGCGCGAGGTCCTGATGGTCGGCGACGACCGCAGGGCGGACGGCGGCGCCGCGACGCTGGGCTGCGAGGTGCACTTCGTCGACCATCTGCCGGTCGCCGAGCGGCCCGACGGCCTGCGACCGGTGCTGGATCTGGTGGCGCGCCGTCGCCCCGAGGACTTCGGCGTCGGCGCCTGAGAAGTCGCCCCGGGCCACCATCGGGGAGTCGCGCGCCTGCCTTAGGCGATCCCCCGTGTCGCCCAAGGCAGGCGGCAACCCGAACAGGCCGGACCGGAGTCCGACCGGGTGCGCCGAGTATAGTTGGCTGGCAGCCAGTCAACGCAGGAGTAAGCATGTCCCCGCGCAGCGCCTCGGTCAATGAAGAACTGCGGCGGCGTTCTCGCGAGCGGCTCCTCCAGGCGGCGGTCGAACTGGTCGGTGAGCACGGCTACGAGGCCACGACCTTGGGCGACATCGCCGACCGGGCCGGTTCGGCGCGCGGTCTGGTCTCGTACTACTTCCCCGGAAAACGCCAGCTCGTCCAGTCCGCGGTGCACCGGCTGATGTGCTGCACGCTCCAGGAGGCGCTGGAGCGCGATCCGCGCACCGAGGACGGCCGGGAGCGGATGGCCCGGGCCATCGACGCGATCCTGGGGCTCGCCCGGGACCGTCCCGTGCTGATGCGCCAGCACATGGCCGGGATCCTCCAGGCCGAGGGCTTCGTGCAGTGCCCGGAGCAGCGCCGCCTCGCCGAACTCCTGCGGGAGACCTGCGCCCGGCACGGCTCGCTCGACGTCGAGGCCGACTATCCGATGCTGCGGGCCCTGCTCATGGGCGCGGTCTACGCGGCGCTGGTCCCGGGGGTGCCGATGTCCGTGCCGGTGCTGCGGGCGGAGCTGTTCAAGCGCTACCGGCTCGACTGGGAGATGGGGACCCCACCCGACGCGGACACCACGCCGGACGACACCGACCTCTCCCGCTTCTTCGCCACCGGGGAGGAGCCCCACTGAGGTTCAGCGGCGGGCGTGCCGGGGTGTCAGGTACCCCGCGTCACGGGCCTGGGAGATCAGCTTGAGCGACTTGCGGCGGCTGTGACCGGTGGCGCACATGACCGCCAGCACGGGGTCGAAGCCCTCCTCCTGGGCCGCCCGGTACTCCTGGGCGATCAGCCACCGCCCCTCGCTCCCCCGCGGCCACGCGGGCCGGGCCCGCCGGGCGCCGGCGTACTCCTCGCCGTCGGCGGCTTCGTCCTCCCGCGTCATTCCGCAGGCCTCGAACAGGGGGTCCTCGATCCAGTCGGCGAGCACCGCCAGATCGTGCAGGGACAGCGCCGGCTGGGCCCGTACGTCCTCGATGGAGACGCCGTCCGCGGACACCACCGCGAGCGCGTCGACCCGGGCGCCGTCGGTGAACGCGAGCCTGACCTGGAACCACGCGGTCGCGCCCGCGCTCTCCCGCACTTCCCACGCGGGCCACACGGACACCTGGCCGTCCGTCGGACAACGATCAGAAAGATTAAGAAAGGATGCTTCTAGCACACACGGAACGTAACCGCATCATCACATTCCATACGAACGGACACGCGAGACCACTCGGTGTCGGCACCCTGTCAGCGCAGCACCTGGGGTGCGATGCTGGAAGCAACAGCACCCTCCTGCGATCCCACGGGTGAGGAGTTCCGCCGTGCTGCATGTCGCCGTCGTCGGCTCAGGGCCGAGCGGGTGTTACACCGCGCAGAGTCTCGTACAGCAGGATCCGACCGTCCTCGTCGACGT
Encoded proteins:
- a CDS encoding DUF5134 domain-containing protein, giving the protein MHLPASPGWLLVALCAATGAYCMLRMRSHVEEQRRAAGGEALMGFGMAAMAVPAAVFTPPSWTWPVYAAVFGAAALRALWAARASAHHLHHLVGTAAMVYMAVAMAASPSHGASGVPFVTGMLLLYFTGYVLLTGVRLVPVTAGGPGAVRLGDRPELARACRLAMGIAMVAMLLTM
- a CDS encoding M56 family metallopeptidase; this encodes MMVPAALLLLGALTAVAAPRVIARADWPDREPVVALWVWQCVVAAVLLCCALSMTLSAAAAWQAVRGHVFAPAPPNVVEAYALGVAGSWAAATAVALACGGVWTAVMLVREVARARARRHRRRAELLVRAPLLPGEEPRPDRRLVVLESERPDAWWLAGAEPRLVVTTAALRRLKGRQLDAVLAHEQGHARARHDWLLHCSAALAAGFPQVPVFAAFRDEMHRLVELAADDMASRRFGRLTTALALVELNEGRGVFGPCPTRAQVPQRVSRLLTAPDRLSPARRLRLTAAAALVPVVPVLVAFVPGLRALG
- a CDS encoding phosphatase PAP2 family protein, which produces MHTQSVDSPPRTPLRGPALRWAGALALCSALLLALVAVRWHPLITFDGDIAETTHRWAVAESGLTRAFRILTDWVWDPWTMRILCAVVVLWLLRRHAARWTAFWLALTTTLATLLQQALKAAVDRSRPVWTDPVDSAQYSAFPSGHAMTATVVCGVLLYLLHHYGVGRALWRTALSVAVVSVVGVGLTRVWLGVHWASDVIGGWLMGAAVVALAVALHRRRAPGRPADATD
- a CDS encoding HAD family hydrolase, with translation MTAVLFDFSGTLFRVESTESWLRGALAEREVELPEPELAGAAEALERMGALPGGANPAWLPEDVASVWGVRDKSQELHRAAYTGLSRHVALPDEGLHEALYDRHMTPAAWDPYPDAAEVLGALRERGVGVGVVSNIGWDLRPVFREHGLDRYVDAYVLSFEHGIQKPDPRLFRAACAELAADPREVLMVGDDRRADGGAATLGCEVHFVDHLPVAERPDGLRPVLDLVARRRPEDFGVGA
- a CDS encoding TetR/AcrR family transcriptional regulator, encoding MSPRSASVNEELRRRSRERLLQAAVELVGEHGYEATTLGDIADRAGSARGLVSYYFPGKRQLVQSAVHRLMCCTLQEALERDPRTEDGRERMARAIDAILGLARDRPVLMRQHMAGILQAEGFVQCPEQRRLAELLRETCARHGSLDVEADYPMLRALLMGAVYAALVPGVPMSVPVLRAELFKRYRLDWEMGTPPDADTTPDDTDLSRFFATGEEPH
- a CDS encoding DUF6214 family protein translates to MSVWPAWEVRESAGATAWFQVRLAFTDGARVDALAVVSADGVSIEDVRAQPALSLHDLAVLADWIEDPLFEACGMTREDEAADGEEYAGARRARPAWPRGSEGRWLIAQEYRAAQEEGFDPVLAVMCATGHSRRKSLKLISQARDAGYLTPRHARR